GCTCAGGTCGACGCCGCCACCCGGCAGTACGGTGATGTTCCGCAGCGGGATCTGGTTGATGTCGAGGCCGTCGAGCGGGCGGTCCTTCATCCCGGCGGCCACCACCTTGCCGCCGGTTCGCACCAGCTCGAAAGCCGTGATGAACGACACGGGATTGCCGGAGGCGACGTCGAGCACGACGTCGGCCATCGTGCCACCGGTCGCCTCCGCGACACGGGCGACCGGATCCTCGCTCTCGAGGTCGACGGCGTGGTCCGCCCCGATGCTGAGCGCGGTGTCGAGACGCAGCCGGTCACGTGACAGGCCGGCGGCGATGATTGTGCCGACGCCCTGCGCTCGGGCGGCGACGATGGCGGCGAGGCCCATGTGGCCCGGGCCCAGGACGAGCAGTGATTCCCCGGCTTGAGCGGGGCGTACGAAGGTCGCCGAGTTGGACAGGCATTCGTAGACGGTGAGCTCGATCGCCGGCAGGTCGTCGCGGAGCTTCTGCACCTCAGAACCCGGCACGAGCTCCATGTAGTCGGCGTAGCCGCCGAACTGCCCGGACGCCTCATCGACCGGGAAGTCGAACCCGTAGACGCGGGATCTCCCCTCGGCCGTCCTGACGTAGGACCGGACACCCACCCGGTCGCCCTCCCGCACGCCGAACTCCGCGGCCGCCTCGGGGGAGATCTGCTCGATCCGGCCGACGATCTCATGGCCCGGAACCGTCGGGAACACGCCTCCGGACGGCACCGGCGCATGACCTCTGAACTGGTCGACGTCGCTGTGACAGATCCCTACCGCTTCGACTCGAAGCACGGCGCAGCCGGGCCGGAGCCTGGGCTTCGGGACCTCGCGGAGTTCCCAGGTCTCATCACCGTTGAACACGATCGCACGCGGCAACCGAACCTCCCAGTGGACTGAGCCAGCGTTTACCTGGCGGATGCCGGACAAGTTAACACTTCCCTGGCGCATGCCAGGGAAGTGTTGTTGCTATCGTCCTGGCGGTGGTTGGGCATCCGGAGCGGCGGACGCAGGTCGAGCGCCGCGCCGCGTCCGAAGCGGCGTTGCTGCGAGCCGCGGCAGAACTGATCGCGGAGCGCGGGTTCGAGCGGACGTCGCTGCGCGGCATCGGCGCCCGCGCCGGGACGAGCCGAGAGATGCCCGCCTACCACTTCGGGTCGAAAGAGAGCTTGATCACCCGGCTGGCCGAGCGCGCCCACGAGCGCACGCTCGAGGCGACGGCCGAGGCCCTCGAACGCGCCGACCGGCGGGCCGAGGAGCTCTCCGCCCTCGAGACGCTTCGGGTGACGATCGAGACCTACCTCGAGGTCATCGTCGCCGCCGACGCACCCGAGGAGCGCGCTGTGGTCGTGATGTGGGGCGCGACGTTCCCGTCCGACTCCCCACTGCCCGCCGCCGTCGACGCAGATCGGCAAACGCATCGCGATCTTGCCGAGTCCATCCGAGCCGGTCAGCAGGACGGATCGATCCGCGCCGAGGCCGACGCCGACGCCGCTGCCCTGCTCGTCATGGCAATGGCCCGGGGCACCGCGGCCCTCTCCCTCGCGCATCCCGACGCCGCCGATCCGGCCAAAGTCCAAGCCCTCTGCGGTGAGGCCATCACCGCCTTGCTCCAAGCCCCGAGTCC
The Parafrankia discariae genome window above contains:
- a CDS encoding zinc-dependent alcohol dehydrogenase, whose translation is MPRAIVFNGDETWELREVPKPRLRPGCAVLRVEAVGICHSDVDQFRGHAPVPSGGVFPTVPGHEIVGRIEQISPEAAAEFGVREGDRVGVRSYVRTAEGRSRVYGFDFPVDEASGQFGGYADYMELVPGSEVQKLRDDLPAIELTVYECLSNSATFVRPAQAGESLLVLGPGHMGLAAIVAARAQGVGTIIAAGLSRDRLRLDTALSIGADHAVDLESEDPVARVAEATGGTMADVVLDVASGNPVSFITAFELVRTGGKVVAAGMKDRPLDGLDINQIPLRNITVLPGGGVDLSLACSMINEGKVPTAELVGESFPLERFEEALALADRQVEGKDAVRVSLAVA
- a CDS encoding TetR/AcrR family transcriptional regulator, translating into MVGHPERRTQVERRAASEAALLRAAAELIAERGFERTSLRGIGARAGTSREMPAYHFGSKESLITRLAERAHERTLEATAEALERADRRAEELSALETLRVTIETYLEVIVAADAPEERAVVVMWGATFPSDSPLPAAVDADRQTHRDLAESIRAGQQDGSIRAEADADAAALLVMAMARGTAALSLAHPDAADPAKVQALCGEAITALLQAPSPTVPDRPEPFVTSKRTSRPG